One Janthinobacterium sp. TB1-E2 genomic region harbors:
- the tldD gene encoding metalloprotease TldD, which yields MIPFEPNLSSLAVARDILLTPFGLDEDKLLKALGTMFTHKVDYADLYFQSTKSEGWSLEEGIVKTGSFSIDQGVGVRAVSGDKTAFAYSDDISERALLEAAAATRTIARAGAGKIKIAGQMQPQGGRSLYLPNDPLASLDATAKVQLLERVEKMARAKDPRVVQVMAGLAGEYDVVLVLRSDGVLAADIRPLVRVSLTVIAEQNGRRETGSAGGGGRFSYDYFSDAVLEQYATDAVNSALVNLEARPAPAGPMTIVLGPGWPGILLHEAIGHGLEGDFNRKGSSAFSGRIGERVAAKGVTVVDDGTLAGRRGSLNIDDEGNPTQCTTLIEDGILKGYIQDTMNARLMKMPVTGNARRESFAHLPMPRMTNTYMLGGDKDPGEILASVKNGLYAVNFGGGQVDITNGKFVFSASEAYMIENGKLSYPVKGATLIGNGPDVLNRVSMIGNDMRLDSGVGVCGKEGQSVPVGVGQPTLRLDGITVGGTA from the coding sequence ATGATCCCATTTGAACCCAATCTGTCCAGCCTGGCCGTGGCACGCGATATCCTGCTCACGCCGTTTGGCCTGGACGAAGACAAGCTGCTCAAAGCCCTGGGCACGATGTTTACGCACAAGGTCGACTATGCCGACCTGTATTTCCAGTCGACCAAGAGCGAAGGCTGGAGCCTGGAAGAGGGCATCGTCAAGACGGGCAGCTTTTCCATCGACCAGGGCGTGGGCGTGCGCGCCGTGTCCGGCGACAAGACGGCGTTTGCGTATTCCGACGACATTTCCGAGCGGGCCCTGCTGGAAGCGGCGGCGGCCACGCGCACGATTGCGCGCGCGGGCGCCGGCAAAATCAAGATCGCGGGCCAGATGCAGCCGCAAGGCGGGCGTTCCTTGTACCTGCCCAACGATCCACTGGCCTCGCTCGATGCCACGGCCAAGGTGCAACTGCTCGAGCGCGTGGAAAAGATGGCGCGCGCGAAAGATCCCCGCGTGGTGCAAGTGATGGCGGGCCTGGCTGGCGAATACGACGTGGTGCTGGTGCTGCGCAGCGACGGTGTGCTGGCGGCCGACATCCGCCCGCTGGTGCGCGTGTCGCTGACCGTGATCGCGGAACAGAATGGCCGTCGCGAAACGGGCTCGGCCGGTGGTGGTGGGCGCTTCAGCTATGACTATTTCAGCGATGCCGTGCTGGAACAATACGCGACGGACGCCGTCAATTCGGCGTTGGTGAACCTGGAAGCGCGCCCCGCGCCAGCCGGTCCCATGACCATCGTGCTGGGACCGGGCTGGCCCGGCATCCTGCTGCACGAAGCGATCGGCCATGGTCTGGAAGGCGATTTCAACCGCAAGGGTTCGTCCGCGTTTTCGGGCCGCATCGGCGAGCGCGTGGCTGCCAAGGGCGTCACCGTGGTCGATGACGGCACCCTGGCTGGCCGGCGCGGTTCCCTGAACATCGACGACGAGGGCAACCCGACGCAGTGCACGACCCTGATCGAGGACGGCATCCTCAAGGGTTACATCCAGGATACGATGAACGCGCGCCTGATGAAGATGCCCGTGACGGGCAATGCGCGCCGCGAATCGTTCGCCCACCTGCCCATGCCGCGCATGACAAATACGTACATGCTGGGCGGCGACAAGGACCCGGGCGAGATCCTCGCTTCCGTCAAGAACGGCTTGTATGCCGTCAACTTCGGCGGCGGCCAGGTCGACATCACGAACGGCAAGTTCGTCTTCTCGGCCAGCGAAGCGTACATGATCGAAAACGGCAAGCTCAGCTACCCGGTGAAGGGCGCGACCCTGATCGGCAACGGTCCGGACGTGCTCAACCGTGTCTCCATGATCGGCAACGACATGCGCCTCGATTCGGGCGTGGGCGTGTGCGGCAAGGAAGGGCAGAGCGTGCCCGTGGGCGTGGGGCAGCCGACCTTGCGCCTCGATGGCATCACGGTTGGCGGGACTGCCTGA
- the aroG gene encoding 3-deoxy-7-phosphoheptulonate synthase AroG, which translates to MPRTDDLRIREMKELTPPSHLIREFACSEQAEQTAASARIALHRILHGQDDRLMVVIGPCSIHDTKAAMEYARLLVKERARFAGELEIVMRVYFEKPRTTVGWKGLINDPYMDNSFRINDGLRMARELLRDINELGLPAGTEFLDVISPQYIADLISWGAIGARTTESQVHRELASGLSCPVGFKNGTDGNVKIAVEAIKAASQPHHFLSVTKGGHSAIVSTNGNEDCHIILRGGKTPNYDAASVDDACKAIAAQGLAARLMIDASHANSSKKPENQIPVCADIASQVAGGDDRIVGVMVESHLVAGRQDLIPGKELIYGQSVTDGCIDWSASVAVLENLAAAVKQRRLKGDAE; encoded by the coding sequence ATGCCCCGCACCGATGATTTGCGAATTCGCGAAATGAAGGAATTGACCCCGCCGTCCCACCTGATCCGCGAATTCGCCTGCTCGGAGCAAGCCGAACAGACAGCCGCCAGCGCCCGCATTGCCCTGCACCGTATCCTGCACGGCCAGGACGACCGCCTGATGGTGGTGATCGGGCCTTGCTCCATCCACGACACCAAGGCGGCGATGGAATATGCGCGCCTGCTGGTGAAGGAGCGTGCGCGTTTTGCGGGCGAACTGGAAATCGTCATGCGCGTCTACTTCGAGAAGCCGCGCACCACGGTGGGCTGGAAGGGCCTGATCAACGATCCGTACATGGATAACAGCTTCCGCATCAACGACGGCTTGCGCATGGCGCGCGAACTGTTGCGCGATATCAATGAGCTGGGCTTGCCGGCCGGTACCGAGTTCCTCGACGTGATCAGTCCGCAATATATCGCCGACCTGATCAGCTGGGGCGCCATCGGCGCGCGCACGACGGAATCGCAGGTGCACCGCGAGCTGGCGTCGGGATTATCCTGTCCCGTCGGATTCAAGAATGGCACGGACGGCAATGTGAAAATCGCCGTGGAAGCCATCAAGGCCGCCTCGCAGCCGCACCATTTCCTTTCCGTCACGAAGGGCGGCCACTCGGCCATCGTCTCGACCAACGGCAACGAGGATTGCCACATCATCCTGCGCGGCGGCAAAACGCCGAACTATGACGCGGCCAGCGTGGACGACGCTTGCAAGGCGATTGCGGCGCAAGGCCTGGCGGCGCGCCTGATGATCGACGCCTCGCATGCGAACAGCTCGAAAAAACCGGAAAACCAGATTCCCGTGTGCGCCGACATTGCCAGCCAGGTGGCGGGCGGCGACGACCGCATCGTCGGCGTGATGGTGGAATCGCACTTGGTGGCGGGGCGCCAGGATTTGATCCCGGGCAAGGAATTGATCTACGGCCAGTCCGTCACGGACGGTTGCATCGACTGGAGCGCCAGCGTGGCCGTGCTGGAAAACCTGGCGGCAGCCGTCAAGCAGCGCCGCCTGAAGGGCGACGCGGAATAA
- a CDS encoding TonB-dependent receptor — translation MLSLPVLAQDAAPIARVEITGSNIRRAQAETASAVQTLNAADIEKSGKSSVAELLQTLAVDNQGSVPTTFGNGFAAGASGVSLRGLGTASTLVLLNGRRVAPYGLADDGQKVFADLNIIPLEAVERVEILKDGASAIYGSDAIAGVVNVILRRDYQGTAIKGNYGKTKEWDGRDARAAITHGFGDIDSDRYNVLLNLEYSEKAAIWNRDRAGRGAVGRSDLRDLGFSAQESLSGAGAITTNNAAGSAVNGNVRNPDTLDYYNRGNLSGAGFTRTFPGAACGNFTTHPQGDPGGGCLTDAAQQYGQIQPKQKNINFFGRAAWQLTPALQTYAELNVYHSESNSATTPSTVSGSVGYPGGPVSNAGVSLGAAHPDNPYFGTAARLRYLAADVGPRLSEVNSTFTRFVAGIKGTVAGWDIDSALLYSQNKVSNDLNGYLQRDVAFALLNPTATNVAAASLNPAYAALPAGSLWRIAENAGLNSPELYAALSPRISNDAKTHIAQIDFKASREVAKLDGGGLGVAVGAEFRHESTELKPTTGTERGNIIGLGYSAYKGSRNASAIYAEVLAPVLKTVELSGALRADHFTDVGNSYTPKVGVKWTPMRELALRGTFAKGFRAPSAAENGVGGLAAFSTASDPLRCALGVEVACDPAPIAVITSPNPNLSPERSRSFSVGAVWDPLPRSSISVDLWQIRRKNEINQEQTDAAIAAGNVARDPSTATGIAGDPGAITAVLANYVNSAQTTVRGIDIDARQRFNLGGDYGNLTFDLKWTHLYKWLRTERDGTQRDFAGTHGNCDVSNCMGTPDDRINLGATWERQNWRVTANVNYRAPLDNILFKNDPDGCATHFADGTDAPRGCRIASFTTVDLTARWLATPKLEVFATIQNLFDKIAPLDPLTYGATGYNPLDYAGAAGRFISAGVKYKF, via the coding sequence TTGCTGAGTCTCCCCGTCCTGGCGCAGGATGCTGCCCCGATTGCCCGCGTGGAAATCACCGGTTCGAACATCCGCCGCGCGCAGGCGGAAACGGCGTCGGCCGTGCAAACGCTGAACGCGGCCGACATTGAAAAATCGGGCAAGTCCAGCGTGGCCGAACTGCTGCAGACCCTAGCCGTCGACAACCAGGGCTCGGTGCCCACCACCTTCGGCAACGGCTTTGCCGCCGGCGCTTCCGGCGTATCGCTGCGAGGCCTGGGTACGGCCTCGACCCTGGTGCTGCTGAACGGGCGCCGCGTCGCGCCGTATGGCCTGGCCGACGATGGCCAGAAGGTATTCGCCGACCTGAACATTATTCCCCTGGAAGCGGTGGAACGGGTGGAAATCCTCAAGGATGGCGCCTCGGCCATCTACGGTTCGGACGCGATTGCCGGCGTTGTCAACGTGATCCTGCGGCGCGACTACCAGGGCACGGCCATCAAGGGCAATTACGGCAAGACGAAGGAGTGGGACGGGCGCGATGCGCGCGCCGCCATCACGCACGGCTTCGGCGACATCGACAGCGACCGCTACAACGTGCTGCTGAACCTCGAGTACAGCGAAAAGGCCGCCATCTGGAACCGCGACCGGGCCGGACGGGGCGCCGTCGGCCGCAGCGACTTGCGCGACCTGGGTTTCAGCGCGCAGGAGTCGCTCAGCGGTGCGGGCGCCATCACCACCAACAACGCGGCCGGCAGTGCCGTCAACGGCAATGTGCGCAATCCCGACACGCTCGACTACTACAACCGCGGCAACCTGTCCGGCGCGGGTTTTACACGCACCTTCCCCGGCGCCGCCTGCGGCAACTTCACCACGCATCCGCAAGGCGACCCGGGCGGCGGCTGCCTGACCGATGCCGCGCAGCAGTACGGGCAGATCCAGCCCAAGCAAAAGAACATCAATTTCTTCGGCCGCGCCGCCTGGCAACTGACGCCAGCACTGCAGACGTATGCGGAACTGAACGTGTATCACAGCGAATCAAACTCGGCCACCACGCCATCGACGGTCAGCGGCTCGGTCGGCTACCCGGGCGGGCCCGTCAGCAATGCGGGCGTGTCGCTCGGCGCAGCCCACCCGGACAATCCATATTTCGGCACGGCGGCGCGGCTGCGCTACCTGGCGGCCGACGTGGGACCGCGCCTGTCGGAAGTCAATTCGACCTTCACGCGCTTTGTGGCCGGCATCAAGGGCACGGTGGCGGGCTGGGATATCGACAGCGCCTTGCTGTACTCGCAGAACAAGGTGTCGAACGACTTGAACGGCTACCTGCAGCGCGACGTCGCCTTCGCCCTGCTCAACCCGACCGCCACGAACGTGGCGGCGGCCAGCCTGAACCCCGCCTATGCGGCCCTGCCGGCCGGCAGCCTGTGGCGCATCGCGGAAAACGCGGGCCTCAATTCGCCCGAGCTGTACGCGGCCCTGTCGCCGCGCATCTCGAACGATGCCAAGACGCATATCGCGCAGATCGACTTCAAGGCCAGCCGCGAGGTGGCAAAGCTGGACGGCGGCGGCCTGGGCGTGGCCGTGGGTGCGGAATTCCGCCATGAATCGACGGAACTCAAGCCCACCACGGGCACGGAACGGGGCAATATCATCGGCCTCGGCTATTCCGCCTACAAGGGCAGCCGCAACGCCTCGGCCATCTACGCCGAAGTGCTGGCGCCCGTGCTGAAAACCGTCGAGCTGTCAGGCGCCCTGCGCGCCGACCATTTCACCGACGTGGGCAATTCCTACACGCCGAAAGTGGGCGTGAAATGGACGCCCATGCGCGAACTGGCCCTGCGCGGCACCTTCGCCAAGGGCTTCCGCGCCCCCAGCGCGGCGGAAAACGGCGTCGGCGGCCTGGCCGCGTTCTCCACCGCCAGCGATCCGCTGCGCTGCGCGCTGGGCGTGGAAGTGGCGTGCGATCCCGCGCCGATCGCCGTCATCACCTCGCCCAATCCGAACCTGTCGCCGGAGCGTTCGCGCAGCTTTTCCGTCGGCGCCGTGTGGGACCCGCTGCCGCGCAGCAGCATTTCCGTGGATCTGTGGCAAATCCGCCGCAAGAATGAAATCAACCAGGAGCAAACGGATGCGGCCATTGCCGCCGGCAACGTAGCGCGCGACCCATCGACGGCCACCGGCATTGCCGGCGATCCGGGCGCCATTACGGCCGTGCTGGCCAACTATGTGAATTCGGCGCAAACGACGGTGCGCGGCATCGATATCGACGCCCGCCAGCGCTTCAACCTGGGCGGCGACTATGGCAACCTGACCTTCGACCTGAAATGGACGCATCTGTACAAATGGCTGCGCACGGAACGCGATGGCACGCAGCGCGATTTTGCCGGCACGCATGGCAATTGCGATGTGTCCAACTGCATGGGTACGCCGGACGACCGCATCAACCTGGGCGCCACCTGGGAACGCCAGAACTGGCGGGTCACGGCCAACGTCAACTACCGTGCGCCGCTCGACAACATACTGTTCAAGAATGACCCGGACGGTTGCGCCACGCATTTCGCCGACGGCACGGACGCGCCGCGCGGCTGCCGCATCGCCTCGTTCACCACGGTGGACCTGACGGCCCGCTGGCTGGCCACGCCCAAGCTGGAAGTGTTTGCGACGATACAAAACCTGTTCGACAAGATCGCCCCGCTCGACCCGCTGACGTATGGCGCCACGGGCTACAACCCGCTCGACTACGCGGGCGCGGCAGGACGGTTCATCAGTGCGGGGGTGAAGTATAAATTCTGA
- a CDS encoding carbon-nitrogen hydrolase family protein has protein sequence MMHTVAAVQMISSPSVEDNLATARRLVAQAAAGGAQLVVLPEYWAIMGKQETDKLAHAEQPGSGPIQDGMAQMARQHGIWLIGGTLPLISGQEGKVLNTTLVYDPQGEPAGRYDKIHLFGFTRGIESYNESRTIVPGAQVRAIETPFGRVGLSICYDLRFPELYRAMGDCALIVVPAAFTHTTGSAHWEVLLRARAIENQCYVLASAQGGLHPNGRRTWGHSMLIDPWGEVIAVLPEGEGVVSGEIDLVFLAGVRESLPALTHRTM, from the coding sequence ATGATGCATACAGTCGCAGCAGTACAAATGATTTCCTCGCCTTCCGTGGAAGACAACCTGGCCACGGCGCGGCGCCTGGTGGCGCAGGCCGCCGCCGGTGGCGCGCAACTGGTGGTGCTGCCTGAATACTGGGCCATCATGGGCAAGCAGGAAACGGACAAGCTGGCCCATGCGGAACAGCCCGGCAGTGGCCCCATCCAGGATGGCATGGCGCAGATGGCGCGCCAGCACGGCATCTGGCTGATCGGCGGCACCTTGCCCCTGATCTCGGGCCAGGAGGGCAAGGTCTTGAATACGACGCTCGTGTACGATCCGCAAGGCGAACCGGCCGGCCGCTATGACAAGATCCACCTGTTCGGTTTTACGCGCGGCATCGAGTCGTACAATGAATCGCGCACCATCGTGCCCGGTGCGCAGGTGCGCGCTATCGAGACGCCGTTCGGCCGCGTCGGCCTGTCCATCTGCTACGACCTGCGCTTCCCCGAACTGTACCGCGCCATGGGCGATTGCGCGCTGATCGTCGTGCCGGCCGCGTTTACCCATACGACGGGCAGCGCCCATTGGGAAGTGCTGCTGCGCGCGCGCGCCATCGAAAACCAGTGCTATGTGCTGGCCTCGGCGCAGGGCGGCCTGCATCCGAACGGCCGGCGCACCTGGGGCCACAGCATGCTGATCGACCCGTGGGGCGAAGTGATCGCCGTGCTGCCTGAGGGCGAGGGCGTGGTCAGCGGCGAGATCGACCTGGTGTTCCTGGCCGGCGTGCGCGAGTCGCTGCCGGCCCTCACGCACCGCACCATGTAA
- a CDS encoding YhdP family protein, with the protein MTEHVPLALRWQRLRAAYRMANLATHHVLGFTIKLVLLAYFAFAVLFLFLRYAILPNIDYYKGDIERAASRALGNPVSIARIYASWHGVRPNLFLGDVTLRDQAGRQALSLPSISATVSWWSVLGSVRFTTLEITRPDLDVRRSKDGKLYVAGVLIDSTQGSDGKGADWLLSQHDIIIRDGKVRWTDEARGTPELALSQVNLLLRNRWRSHRLGLQATPPASLAAPIDVRAHFTHPPFSTRISDVSMWKGELYADLKNADLAAWRRYLDYPFELSQGKGALRAWLSLDHARLAGFTADVGLTDVTAQLGEHIAPLDLLSVSGRISAKEELSAQTPDGKPTFGANGHQVELTNFAVETRDGLSLPPTTLSERFIAATKRKPARTEITAKSLDLQTLAALADKLPLGEQQRQRLDALAPRGRLQDFAAQWEGEMATPVSYRLRGKFIDLGLNAQPVRLAVAKTATGPAQAAAPAIPGFEHLTGSIDASDKGGKVDIDARGLVLQLASYLSEPALPFEQFEMEARWAFQADNMLQVDLDRLDFNQEGMRVALHGSQRLPLDGKNLGQVDLTGTIDNFQINTIGRYLPLQTPEHLRHWLTGALESGVARDVSLRLRGELEHFPFKADTPAQRNRGDFRIAGKIENGTLNYAPGEFAESGPLAGKAPLWPQAEKIKGSFVFERARMEIRGDTATTGGVALTNVKAVIPDLTVFDTLLDIDGNAAGPMQEFLKYVTASPVLGWIEHFTDETAATGNAKLALKLHLPIERMLESTVQGSLQLAGNDVVLFHDMPPVLGTQGKIEFNEKGVNLNGLNGSLLGGPLAISGGTQPDSSIQVKIAGNMTIDGLRKTYPAPVLQRLAKHLNGGARYSGLITARDHQVVVNVESPLTGLGLDFPAPLKKPAGDSLPVKFTLTGNAANGAGLRTDDIRIALGSGIAARYQRQKQGKDAWRLLRGGIGVNVPAPEPESGMMLNVNMKTLDVDSWIAAGSEIAGSATASADSGGADDAPDIAQYVVPDMMAARASELMLGERKLENVVVGATHQKDVWQANIDAKQVSGYVTWLETPSGLGKMTARLSSLIIPESAANDVKNLLEGKSGAQSIPSLDIVAEQFELFNKKIGRLELQAYNTMAAGGREWRVGKLQLSNPDGALSGSGKWVIKDGQSTTSLRFGLDIVDAGKLLDRFGFADTVRRGKGRLSGDIAWNGLPYSLDIPTLSGQIEMNVESGQFLKQDPGAAKLLGVLSLQALPRLLKLDFHDVFSEGLAFDGITANASIKRGVVTTNNLKMHGVAATVLMDGTADIANETTNLHVVVIPEFNLGTGPLVYALAVNPVIGLGSFLAQLFLRAPVMKALTYHMQIAGPWKSPVVTKLDGGKLEPVAVPAAAAVEAVAK; encoded by the coding sequence GTGACAGAACATGTGCCATTGGCTCTGCGCTGGCAGCGGCTGCGTGCCGCCTATCGCATGGCCAACCTGGCCACCCACCATGTGTTGGGTTTTACCATCAAATTGGTGCTGCTCGCGTATTTCGCCTTCGCCGTGCTGTTTTTATTCCTGCGCTACGCGATTCTGCCGAATATCGATTATTACAAAGGCGATATCGAGCGGGCGGCCAGCCGTGCGCTGGGCAACCCTGTCAGCATTGCGCGTATTTATGCCTCCTGGCATGGCGTTCGCCCCAATCTCTTCCTCGGCGACGTGACCCTGCGTGACCAGGCGGGCCGCCAGGCGCTGAGCTTGCCGAGCATATCGGCCACCGTGTCGTGGTGGAGCGTGCTGGGTTCAGTGCGCTTTACTACCCTGGAAATCACGCGGCCGGACCTGGACGTGCGGCGCAGCAAGGATGGCAAGCTGTACGTGGCCGGGGTGTTGATCGACAGTACGCAAGGCAGCGATGGCAAGGGCGCCGACTGGCTGCTGTCGCAACATGACATCATCATTCGCGATGGCAAGGTGCGCTGGACGGACGAGGCGCGTGGGACACCCGAGCTGGCCTTATCCCAGGTCAATCTGCTGCTGCGCAACCGCTGGCGCAGCCACCGGCTGGGCTTGCAGGCCACGCCACCCGCCAGTCTGGCCGCGCCCATCGATGTGCGCGCTCACTTCACGCATCCGCCTTTCAGCACGCGCATCTCCGATGTGTCGATGTGGAAGGGCGAGCTGTACGCCGACCTGAAAAACGCCGACCTGGCCGCCTGGCGCCGCTACCTCGATTACCCGTTCGAACTGAGCCAGGGCAAGGGCGCCCTGCGCGCCTGGCTGAGCCTGGATCACGCGCGCCTGGCCGGTTTCACGGCGGACGTGGGGTTGACGGATGTGACGGCGCAGTTGGGCGAGCATATCGCGCCGCTCGATCTGCTGTCGGTCAGCGGACGCATTTCGGCAAAAGAAGAGCTGTCGGCGCAGACACCCGACGGCAAACCGACGTTTGGCGCGAATGGGCACCAGGTGGAGTTGACGAATTTCGCGGTGGAAACCCGAGACGGCCTCAGCCTGCCGCCTACGACTTTGTCCGAGCGTTTCATTGCTGCCACCAAGCGCAAGCCGGCGCGCACGGAAATCACGGCCAAATCGCTCGATTTGCAAACCCTGGCCGCATTGGCCGACAAGCTGCCGCTGGGCGAACAGCAGCGCCAGCGTCTCGACGCCCTGGCGCCGCGCGGGCGTTTGCAGGATTTTGCCGCGCAATGGGAAGGCGAAATGGCGACACCGGTCAGCTACCGTTTGCGCGGCAAGTTCATCGATCTGGGCCTGAACGCGCAGCCGGTGCGCCTGGCCGTGGCGAAGACGGCGACCGGCCCCGCGCAGGCAGCCGCACCGGCTATCCCCGGTTTCGAACATTTGACTGGCAGTATCGACGCCAGCGACAAGGGCGGCAAGGTCGATATCGATGCACGAGGATTGGTATTGCAACTGGCCTCCTATTTGAGTGAGCCGGCCTTGCCATTCGAACAGTTCGAAATGGAGGCGCGCTGGGCTTTCCAAGCAGACAATATGCTACAAGTCGACCTGGACAGGCTTGATTTTAATCAAGAAGGCATGCGAGTCGCCCTGCATGGTTCGCAGCGTTTGCCTCTCGATGGCAAGAACCTGGGCCAGGTCGACTTGACGGGCACGATCGATAATTTCCAGATCAACACCATCGGCCGCTATCTGCCGCTGCAAACGCCCGAGCACCTGCGCCACTGGCTGACGGGCGCGCTGGAAAGCGGCGTGGCGCGCGATGTCAGCCTGCGCCTGCGCGGCGAACTCGAACATTTCCCGTTCAAGGCCGACACGCCTGCCCAGCGCAACCGTGGCGACTTCCGTATCGCCGGCAAGATCGAGAACGGCACCTTGAATTATGCGCCCGGCGAATTTGCGGAAAGCGGTCCGCTGGCGGGCAAGGCGCCCCTGTGGCCGCAGGCGGAAAAGATCAAGGGCAGTTTTGTGTTCGAGCGCGCGCGCATGGAAATTCGCGGCGACACGGCCACCACGGGCGGCGTGGCATTGACGAATGTCAAAGCCGTGATCCCCGACCTGACCGTGTTCGACACCTTGCTCGATATCGACGGCAATGCGGCCGGCCCGATGCAGGAATTTCTCAAGTACGTGACGGCCAGCCCCGTGCTGGGCTGGATCGAGCATTTCACGGATGAAACGGCGGCGACGGGCAACGCCAAGTTGGCCCTCAAATTGCACTTGCCGATCGAGCGCATGCTCGAGTCGACCGTGCAAGGCAGCTTGCAGCTGGCGGGCAACGATGTGGTGCTGTTCCACGACATGCCGCCCGTGCTGGGCACGCAGGGCAAGATCGAGTTCAACGAAAAAGGCGTCAACCTGAATGGTTTGAATGGCAGCCTGCTGGGCGGGCCGCTGGCCATCTCGGGCGGCACGCAGCCGGACAGCTCCATCCAGGTGAAAATTGCCGGCAACATGACCATCGACGGCTTGCGCAAGACCTATCCGGCGCCTGTGCTGCAGCGCCTGGCGAAACATTTGAATGGCGGCGCCCGTTACAGCGGCTTGATCACGGCGCGCGACCACCAGGTGGTGGTCAATGTCGAGTCGCCGCTGACGGGCCTGGGCCTGGATTTTCCCGCTCCCCTGAAAAAGCCGGCCGGCGACAGCCTGCCCGTGAAATTCACCCTGACGGGCAATGCGGCCAATGGCGCCGGTTTGCGCACGGACGATATCCGCATCGCGCTGGGCTCCGGCATCGCTGCCCGCTACCAGCGCCAGAAGCAGGGCAAGGATGCCTGGCGCCTGCTGCGCGGCGGTATCGGCGTGAACGTGCCGGCGCCGGAACCGGAGAGCGGCATGATGCTCAACGTCAACATGAAAACCCTGGACGTGGACAGCTGGATCGCCGCCGGCAGCGAGATCGCCGGCAGCGCGACGGCGTCCGCCGACAGCGGCGGCGCCGACGATGCGCCCGATATCGCGCAATACGTGGTGCCGGACATGATGGCGGCCCGCGCCAGCGAACTGATGCTGGGCGAGCGCAAGCTGGAAAACGTGGTGGTAGGTGCCACGCATCAGAAGGATGTGTGGCAAGCCAATATTGATGCGAAACAGGTGTCGGGCTATGTGACGTGGCTGGAAACGCCATCCGGCCTGGGCAAGATGACGGCGCGCCTGTCCTCGCTGATCATTCCGGAGTCGGCCGCCAACGATGTGAAAAATTTACTGGAAGGAAAAAGCGGCGCCCAGTCGATTCCTTCGCTCGATATCGTCGCCGAGCAATTCGAGCTGTTCAACAAGAAGATCGGCCGGTTGGAGTTGCAGGCCTATAACACCATGGCGGCGGGCGGACGCGAGTGGCGCGTGGGCAAGCTGCAACTGTCGAACCCCGATGGCGCGCTGAGCGGCAGTGGCAAATGGGTCATCAAGGATGGGCAGAGCACGACCAGCCTGCGTTTCGGCCTCGACATCGTCGACGCGGGCAAGCTGCTTGACCGCTTCGGCTTTGCCGACACGGTGCGCCGCGGCAAGGGCCGCCTGAGCGGCGACATCGCCTGGAACGGCTTGCCATATTCGCTCGATATTCCCACCTTGTCGGGGCAGATCGAGATGAACGTGGAATCGGGCCAGTTCCTCAAGCAGGACCCGGGCGCGGCCAAGCTGTTGGGCGTGCTCAGCCTGCAAGCCTTGCCCCGCTTGCTGAAACTCGATTTCCACGACGTGTTTTCCGAAGGCCTGGCTTTCGACGGCATCACGGCCAACGCCAGCATCAAGCGCGGCGTGGTGACGACGAACAACCTCAAGATGCATGGCGTGGCGGCCACCGTGCTGATGGATGGCACGGCCGATATCGCCAATGAAACGACGAATCTGCACGTGGTGGTGATCCCCGAATTTAACCTGGGCACGGGGCCGCTCGTATATGCGCTGGCCGTCAATCCCGTCATCGGCCTGGGCAGTTTCCTGGCGCAGCTGTTCCTGCGTGCGCCCGTGATGAAGGCGCTCACTTACCATATGCAGATCGCCGGCCCGTGGAAATCGCCCGTCGTGACCAAACTCGATGGTGGTAAATTGGAACCTGTCGCTGTGCCTGCCGCTGCGGCGGTGGAGGCCGTGGCGAAATAG